From the genome of Winogradskyella forsetii, one region includes:
- the nusB gene encoding transcription antitermination factor NusB, which produces MQSMYAFKGTESDDLTKEQKFLLHSLDSMYDLYLSLLALLTELHKKSKDHNEKLQKKLVKSEADKNPNLKFQDNQLLYLISSNTMLQDAIAKRKLNYWDLDFEYVDIIFKAILKSDLYKNYTTETETSFKKDKQFIIEIFTEIIAPNDKLYDFFEDKKLTWVDDLPVVNTAILKVLRKLKLTSPETALLPDLYKDDDDKEFAIDLFKKTFLNSSKYAEEISEKTTNWDSERLASLDGVLLKMALCEFQKFSSIPYKVTINEYLEIAKEYSTPKSSLFINGILDKIVKEYQSENKHLKAGRGLM; this is translated from the coding sequence ATGCAATCTATGTATGCTTTTAAAGGTACAGAAAGTGATGATTTAACAAAAGAACAAAAGTTTTTGCTTCACAGTTTAGATAGCATGTACGATTTATACCTGTCACTTTTGGCGTTACTTACCGAACTACACAAAAAGAGTAAGGATCATAACGAAAAGCTTCAAAAGAAGCTAGTGAAATCTGAGGCCGATAAAAACCCGAATTTAAAGTTTCAAGACAATCAACTTTTGTATCTTATCAGCAGTAATACAATGCTGCAAGATGCGATAGCGAAGCGAAAACTGAATTATTGGGATTTAGATTTTGAGTATGTCGATATCATTTTTAAGGCGATTTTAAAAAGTGACCTTTACAAGAATTACACAACGGAAACGGAGACCAGCTTCAAAAAGGACAAGCAGTTTATAATCGAAATTTTTACTGAAATCATTGCGCCAAATGATAAGCTTTACGATTTTTTTGAAGATAAAAAACTCACTTGGGTAGATGATTTACCTGTGGTGAATACGGCTATTTTGAAAGTATTACGAAAATTGAAATTAACTTCTCCCGAAACAGCTTTATTACCGGATTTATATAAAGATGACGATGATAAGGAATTTGCAATTGATTTATTCAAAAAAACATTTCTCAATAGCTCAAAGTATGCTGAGGAAATTAGCGAAAAAACGACTAATTGGGATTCTGAACGTTTGGCAAGTTTAGATGGTGTGTTGCTAAAAATGGCACTTTGTGAATTTCAGAAGTTTTCATCCATACCTTATAAAGTGACTATTAATGAATATTTAGAAATCGCCAAGGAATATTCTACACCGAAAAGTAGCTTGTTTATCAATGGGATTTTAGATAAAATAGTAAAAGAATACCAATCTGAAAATAAGCATCTTAAAGCTGGAAGAGGCTTGATGTAA
- the yajC gene encoding preprotein translocase subunit YajC: protein MDLGTVLPFLGIFAVMYFFMIAPQMKRSKQEKKFAAELKRGDRVITKSGMHGKVVDLNDKDNSCVIETLAGKIKFDRSAISMEMSSKLNAPATTK, encoded by the coding sequence ATGGATTTAGGAACTGTTTTACCGTTTTTGGGCATATTTGCTGTGATGTATTTCTTTATGATTGCACCACAAATGAAACGCTCTAAACAAGAAAAAAAGTTTGCTGCAGAACTAAAACGTGGCGATCGTGTGATTACTAAAAGTGGTATGCACGGAAAGGTTGTAGATCTAAATGATAAAGACAACAGCTGTGTTATTGAAACATTGGCAGGAAAAATAAAATTTGACCGTTCCGCAATTTCTATGGAAATGAGTTCGAAGTTAAATGCACCAGCTACAACAAAATAA
- a CDS encoding Glu/Leu/Phe/Val family dehydrogenase, with protein MTSEIISSKELKKIDPVFGQPSFDDHEQIVFCNDKDTGLKAIIGIHNTVLGPALGGTRMWNYANEWEALNDVLRLSRGMTFKSAITGLNLGGGKAVIIGDAKTQKTSELMKRFGEFVHSLSGRYITAEDVGMTTEDMDTVREVTPYVTGISESKGGAGNPSPITAYGVFMGMKAAAKFQFGSDILEDKNVFVQGIGNVGEALVEHLVNEGANVTIADLSQDRLEQIRSKYGATIYGGQDIYSETMDIYAPCALGATINDDTIYKLKAKIIAGAANNQLAEEKKHGKILQERGIVYAPDFLINAGGIINVYAELENYDRQEIMRKTENIYNTTLEILDNAKVNNLTTHNAALNIARERIETRKRENMK; from the coding sequence ATGACTTCAGAAATTATATCATCAAAAGAATTAAAAAAAATAGATCCTGTTTTTGGACAACCATCTTTTGATGACCATGAGCAAATCGTTTTTTGCAACGACAAAGATACTGGTTTAAAAGCTATAATCGGTATTCATAATACAGTTTTAGGACCAGCTTTGGGTGGCACCAGAATGTGGAATTACGCTAACGAATGGGAAGCCCTCAATGATGTGTTGCGTTTGTCTCGTGGAATGACCTTTAAGTCTGCTATCACAGGATTAAACCTCGGTGGAGGAAAAGCGGTCATTATTGGTGATGCCAAAACCCAGAAAACATCAGAATTGATGAAACGTTTTGGAGAGTTTGTCCATTCTTTAAGCGGACGATACATCACAGCGGAAGATGTTGGAATGACAACTGAAGATATGGATACGGTACGCGAAGTGACACCTTATGTTACAGGTATTTCTGAAAGTAAAGGTGGTGCAGGAAATCCGTCTCCAATAACAGCTTACGGTGTTTTTATGGGTATGAAAGCTGCGGCTAAATTTCAGTTTGGATCCGATATTCTAGAAGATAAAAATGTATTTGTTCAAGGTATCGGAAATGTTGGTGAAGCACTTGTTGAGCACTTGGTCAATGAAGGTGCTAACGTTACTATTGCGGACCTGAGCCAAGACCGTTTGGAACAAATAAGGTCAAAATATGGAGCAACGATTTATGGAGGTCAGGATATTTATAGCGAAACCATGGATATTTATGCACCGTGCGCTTTAGGTGCCACTATTAACGACGATACCATTTATAAATTGAAGGCTAAGATTATTGCTGGAGCTGCAAATAATCAATTAGCTGAAGAAAAAAAGCACGGTAAAATTCTACAAGAACGTGGTATCGTATATGCACCAGATTTTTTGATCAATGCTGGAGGAATTATTAATGTTTATGCGGAATTAGAGAATTACGACCGACAAGAAATAATGCGTAAAACGGAAAACATCTATAATACCACACTCGAAATTTTAGACAATGCCAAAGTGAATAATTTAACAACCCACAATGCGGCTTTAAACATAGCTAGAGAGCGTATTGAAACTCGTAAAAGAGAAAATATGAAATAG
- a CDS encoding DUF1573 domain-containing protein: MKKVILGLSALCMVAFTSCKEDAASKIKSENIAVAAERDANAGDFPVISFDKTEHDFGTIENGTPVETTFKYENTGNSMLVVSNIKSTCGCTVPSNWTKEVAPGETGEFTVKFNGKGNGNKVSKSITMTTNTEKGKEIVKISAFVEKDPNAPVKAAPQTAKQTVNPLATPVAAPTKSSTQPGHEGHNHD; the protein is encoded by the coding sequence ATGAAAAAAGTAATTTTAGGACTTAGTGCATTATGTATGGTAGCATTTACATCTTGTAAAGAAGATGCTGCTAGCAAAATTAAATCTGAAAATATTGCAGTTGCAGCAGAAAGAGATGCTAATGCAGGAGATTTTCCAGTAATTTCATTTGATAAAACGGAACACGATTTTGGAACTATCGAAAATGGAACACCAGTAGAAACAACTTTTAAATATGAAAATACAGGTAACTCTATGTTAGTTGTAAGTAACATTAAAAGTACTTGTGGTTGTACTGTACCATCTAACTGGACAAAAGAAGTTGCGCCAGGAGAAACAGGTGAGTTTACTGTAAAGTTTAACGGAAAAGGAAACGGGAATAAAGTTAGTAAGTCAATTACCATGACTACAAATACAGAAAAGGGTAAAGAAATTGTTAAGATTTCCGCTTTTGTGGAAAAGGATCCTAATGCACCAGTTAAAGCGGCACCTCAAACAGCTAAACAAACTGTTAATCCTTTAGCGACACCAGTTGCAGCTCCAACAAAATCTTCTACACAACCAGGTCACGAAGGTCATAACCACGATTAA